A region of Ictidomys tridecemlineatus isolate mIctTri1 chromosome 4, mIctTri1.hap1, whole genome shotgun sequence DNA encodes the following proteins:
- the LOC101971255 gene encoding interferon alpha-5: MALPLAFLLALVVLSCKSTCSLGCDLPKIHNLDLETPDMNEEGTWTILEKMRRIPTFSCLIYRKDFAFPKEQLEGEQVQKTQAVAVLHEMTQQVFNLFSTQEAFAAWNKTLLDTFLSGLHQHLDDLKDCVTQQVGVEEAPLRAVRKYFHRITVYLKEKKYLPCAWEVVRAEIMKSFSSSADLYGRLRSMEWDLVQQGNASH; this comes from the coding sequence ATGGCCTTGCCCTTGGCTTTCCTGCTGGCCTTGGTGGTGCTCAGCTGTAAGTCCACCTGCTCTCTGGGCTGTGACCTGCCTAAGATTCACAATCTGGATCTTGAAACTCCTGACATGAATGAGGAGGGGACCTGGACGATCCTGGAAAAAATGAGGAGAATTCCCACTTTCTCCTGCCTGATCTACAGAAAGGATTTTGCTTTCCCCAAGGAGCAATTGGAAGGTGAGCAGGTGCAGAAGACTCAAGCTGTTGCTGTCCTCCATGAGATGACCCAGCAGGTCTTCAACCTCTTCAGCACCCAGGAGGCCTTTGCTGCTTGGAACAAGACCCTCCTGGACACCTTCCTCAGTGGCCTCCATCAGCATCTGGATGACCTGAAAGACTGTGTGACCCAGCAGGTGGGGGTGGAAGAGGCTCCCCTGAGGGCTGTGAGGAAATACTTCCACAGGATCACTGTCTACCTGAAGGAGAAGAAATACCTGCCTTGTGCCTGGGAGGTGGTCAGAGCAGAAATCATGAAATCCTTCTCTTCATCAGCCGACTTGTATGGAAGACTAAGGAGCATGGAATGGGACCTGGTCCAGCAGGGAAATGCCTCTCACTGA
- the LOC101975152 gene encoding interferon beta, translated as MNNRCILQLALLLCFSTTALSLSYSLLRLQQFNSSVECQKLLEQLNGRPADCLSDRMDFKIPKEIKHPQQFQKEYTAFVIYEMLKDIFHVLERGYTNPGWNETIVTDLLAKLNHQMDLLNTTVVGKLGEENKRQAYSMIILRLKSYYVRIRTYLDAKEYSSCAWTVVRDELYWNFSFINRLTDKFQN; from the coding sequence ATGAACAACAGGTGCATCCTCCAACTGGCTCTCCTGTTGTGCTTCTCCACCACAGCTCTTTCCCTAAGTTACAGCCTGCTTCGACTCCAACAGTTCAACAGCAGTGTGGAATGTCAGAAGCTCCTAGAGCAGTTGAATGGAAGGCCTGCAGACTGCCTCAGTGACAGGATGGACTTCAAAATCCCCAAGGAGATCAAACATCCACAGCAGTTCCAGAAGGAGTACACTGCCTTTGTCATCTATGAGATGCTCAAGGACATCTTTCATGTATTAGAAAGAGGCTACACTAACCCTGGCTGGAATGAGACCATTGTCACAGACCTCCTTGCTAAACTCAATCATCAGATGGACCTCCTGAACACAACAGTGGTAGGGAAACTGGGGGAGGAAAACAAAAGACAGGCATACTCCATGATTATCCTGCGCCTGAAGAGTTACTATGTGAGGATCCGGACATACCTGGATGCCAAGGAGTACAGCAGCTGTGCCTGGACAGTAGTCAGAGATGAACTCTACTGGAACTTCTCCTTCATTAACAGACTTACAGACAAATTTCAAAACTGA